GACCCGCCGAACGCCACCCCAGCCGTACGCCGGCACCTCACGCCCGTCGCCGCAGCAGCCGCAGCAGGTCAGCGTTGTGTCCTCGGCGGGCCCAGGCGATGAGGGTGAGCGGCACGATGAGGATCAGGGGCGTCGCCGCGTACTGCCCGTCGAAGACAGTCACCTGCACGACGAACGCGCCCACCATCAGCGCGCTCAGTGCCACCGCGGCCACCGACTGCAGCACCGGAATCAACAGCGCGACCCCTCCGGCCAGTTCGAGCAGTCCGATGGTGTACATCCCCGCGCTGCCCCAGCCCATCTTGTCGAAGGACTCGACGGCCGACGGGTGCGCGATCAGCTTGGGCAGCGCGCTCGCGAACCCGTAGAACAGCGCCAGCACCACCTGAAGCGCCCGCAGCGCGATCCTGGCGCGCCGCCCACGAGCGGACACGGACTTGGCGGAAGCGACCTGTGTGGTGGACGCGTCGGCGGTGAGGGACGTGACGGGAGCGGTGGTCTCGGACATGGAGGTCTCCTGTGTGAAGCGGTTCGTTCGCGTTGCTGTCACAGAGGTAGACCATCCGCCGGCCCAGAACTCAGCGGAAGCGACCTGTGTGGTGGACGCGTCGGCGGTGAGGGACGTGACGGGAGCGGTGGTCTCGGACATGGAGGTCTCCTGTGTGAAGCGGTTCGTTCGCGTTGCTGTCACAGAGGTAGACCATCCGCCGGCCCAGAACTCATCGGCACCCGGCGGGACTTCTCAGACCGGACCAAGAGCCTGGTGCGGCCCGTCGGGAAGCTCGACCTTGACCGTGTCCCCGGGACACACCTCGCCTCCTTCCGTCACGATGCTCATGATTCCGGCCTTGCGGACGACGTTCCCGGCGGCGTCCCGTCCGACCATCCGTTTCAGCAGCCCGCCCTCGAAGTGGTCGATCTGCGGACAGGGGTTGCGCAGGCCGGTCACCGTCAGCACCACGTCGTCGCCGATGTGCAGCAGGGTGCCGACCGGAAGCGCGAGCAGATCGACCCCCCGGGTGGTGATGTTCTCGCCGAGTTGGCCGGGAGCCACCTCGAACCCTTCCTCACCGACCTCGGTGAAGAGCTCCTCGTGGATGAGATGGACCTGGCGCAGATTCGGCAGCGTGGGGTCCTTCGCCATCCGCGATCGATGCTTCACGGTCGTCCCGGCGTGCACGTCACCCTCCACGCCGAGCCCCGCCAGCAGTCTGACGCTGTCCCTGTTCGGCTTGCTGAACGAATACCCGCCGTTGCTGCTGACCGCCACCACTGTGCCGCTCATCCCCAGAACCCCCTGCCTCATGTCTCCCGGTGCGTTACACCCTTCCCCTACCCACTGACCGCCCTCACCCAGACCCCGTCCTCCGTCAGATACCGGTCGACCCTCAGCCCCGCCTCCCCCAGAGCCTCCTCGAACTGCTCCGGTGTCAACGGCCGGGCCAGGAAGGTCTGGGTCCACACCGCGTCCGGGAACTCGTACTCCGCGCGCACCGAGTTGACGCCGTCCCCGACCGGCTCCGACGACACCAGCCGTATCGTGGAACCACTAGGGCCGACCCGCTCGCGGGGCAGGTTCGTGTGGTAGTCCGCGCCCTCCCGCTGGATCAGCACCTGCCCGCCCTCCGCCAGATGCCGGGCACAGGTGCGCAGCAGCCCCCGCCGCACCTCGGGATCCCCGGCGTGCACGAGGAAAGACGCGAGCATCACCACGTCGAACTTCTCTCCCAGATCGAGATCCTCGATCGGGCCGCATATCGTGCGCGCTCCCCGGACGCGCTCCAGCATCTCGGCCGACTCGTCGACCGCCGTGACCGTGAATCCGCGCTCCAAGAGCGGATGGGTCATACGTCCCACGCCACTGCCCAGCTCCAGAATGTGCGCGCCTCCCGGCGCCGACGCGGCGATGATGTCGGGCTCGTCCCCGATCGGCAGCCGCGAGTAGAGCTCGACCGCGCAGCCGTCCGGGGTGATAGCACCGGGTCCCGTGCCCTCATGTCCTTCACGCATTTCCAGTCGCATGCCCGTACAACGGCCCGCGGCCGCACGGGCGTTCCGGCCCTGCGTCTGTTCACCCGTTCGAGTCAAACCGGCGGGAGCGGGAACCATCCGTGCCCGATGTACCAGTGGCCGCCCGCCCGCAGATGGTCCCCGACGGCCCGTTCCACCGTGGTCCGCCGGGGCAGCTCGGCGACCGGAAGGTCCGGGTCCCCGAACACGAACTGGACCGGTTCGGTGTCGGCCGGCTCTCCCGCCTCCGGCGCGATCCGGAAGCGTTCCTGGAACCGCACGATGTTGGAGTCCGCACCCAGATACCGCTTCAGCTGCGGATCCAGCAGCCAGGAGTGACAGACCCCGACCGTGTACCGCTCCCCCGGAAAATGCCGCGCGAAGAAGTCGAGGGCAAGATCCAGGGACCGGTCGCAGGCGGCCGCGGACAGCGGTCCGTGGAAGTCGGGGATGTGCACGCTGAGGCACATGGCGTCGGCGTCCAGTGCCAGGCCGGTGGCGGCGAGCAGCCCCGCCGCCCGCTCTCCCACGCGTGCCCGCTGGAACTGCAGCCGCCCCAGCTGGAACAGCTCCCCGTGAAAATGCAGGCGGAGCCACCATGGGGCCTGGGCACCGCCCCGGCCGTGCCTTCTGCGGTGCGCCGCCATGTTCCGCCCGACGTCGGCGAGCGTACGGCGGGACACCTCGGACGGGACCCCCAGGGCATGGTGATGGGCGCGTACGCGGGAAAGCGCCGCGACGTACACGTACACGGCGAAGTACCGGCCCAGCGCGGCCGACGCCCCGTCCACCCGTCCGTCCACCCGCCCCTCCGCTCGGCCGGTGAACAGCTCCGCGATCCGGCCGTCGGGCCAGGGCGCCGCCCCGCCGACCTCGCCCATGTTCCGGACCAGCCCCTCGACGCATTCCTCCAGGAGTCGCATCGCGGCGGGGTCACGGGTCAACAGGCTCCGCAGTGCGACCAGTTCGTTGATGTCCTCATGGGGTACGGCCAGGTCGAGCAGGATCTCGGGGAGGTCGTCGGCGTCCGGCAGCACGGTGTGGTTCTCCCTCGTCGTCTTGTAGGCCGGCGGCCCGGCCTACGGCCCTTGGTCAACGTCCGGCGCGAAGAGTACGTTGCAGAGAGGAGTAGTGGTCCTGATGCGTACAGGCAGTGAGCCCATGACAGCGCGCAGTGCTCTGCGGGCGCGGCTGTGGCTGAGCGTGTGGGGGCTGGTCTGGGCGATCGCGGGAACGGCCGCGTTCGCGCTCGCCGGGCGTCCCGGGTGGGCGGCTGCCTGCGGTGTGCTGTGGCTGGTCGTCACGGTCGACATGACCATGATCCTGCGGCACATCCGACAGGGCCCGCACTACCAGCCCGGCCCCGACATCCCGCCGTACCGGCCCCCTGAACAGCACGGCCGATGACCCCGCGCGCGTGTGCGCTGACCGAAGTCGAACCGTCC
This genomic interval from Streptomyces sp. B21-083 contains the following:
- a CDS encoding DoxX family protein, which encodes MSETTAPVTSLTADASTTQVASAKSVSARGRRARIALRALQVVLALFYGFASALPKLIAHPSAVESFDKMGWGSAGMYTIGLLELAGGVALLIPVLQSVAAVALSALMVGAFVVQVTVFDGQYAATPLILIVPLTLIAWARRGHNADLLRLLRRRA
- a CDS encoding MOSC domain-containing protein produces the protein MSGTVVAVSSNGGYSFSKPNRDSVRLLAGLGVEGDVHAGTTVKHRSRMAKDPTLPNLRQVHLIHEELFTEVGEEGFEVAPGQLGENITTRGVDLLALPVGTLLHIGDDVVLTVTGLRNPCPQIDHFEGGLLKRMVGRDAAGNVVRKAGIMSIVTEGGEVCPGDTVKVELPDGPHQALGPV
- a CDS encoding class I SAM-dependent methyltransferase; the protein is MREGHEGTGPGAITPDGCAVELYSRLPIGDEPDIIAASAPGGAHILELGSGVGRMTHPLLERGFTVTAVDESAEMLERVRGARTICGPIEDLDLGEKFDVVMLASFLVHAGDPEVRRGLLRTCARHLAEGGQVLIQREGADYHTNLPRERVGPSGSTIRLVSSEPVGDGVNSVRAEYEFPDAVWTQTFLARPLTPEQFEEALGEAGLRVDRYLTEDGVWVRAVSG
- a CDS encoding acyltransferase domain-containing protein; amino-acid sequence: MLPDADDLPEILLDLAVPHEDINELVALRSLLTRDPAAMRLLEECVEGLVRNMGEVGGAAPWPDGRIAELFTGRAEGRVDGRVDGASAALGRYFAVYVYVAALSRVRAHHHALGVPSEVSRRTLADVGRNMAAHRRRHGRGGAQAPWWLRLHFHGELFQLGRLQFQRARVGERAAGLLAATGLALDADAMCLSVHIPDFHGPLSAAACDRSLDLALDFFARHFPGERYTVGVCHSWLLDPQLKRYLGADSNIVRFQERFRIAPEAGEPADTEPVQFVFGDPDLPVAELPRRTTVERAVGDHLRAGGHWYIGHGWFPLPPV
- a CDS encoding DUF6343 family protein, yielding MRTGSEPMTARSALRARLWLSVWGLVWAIAGTAAFALAGRPGWAAACGVLWLVVTVDMTMILRHIRQGPHYQPGPDIPPYRPPEQHGR